AAATGGATTTGGTCGCAGAACAGTAATTTTAACACAATAATACCCCTTAAGGGGTTATCAGTATCGATGCCCTTATAGGGCTTTATGCAAGCCTCCGGCTGGGCCGGAGGTCATGACTTAAATGCTGTTGGTGGAATTTAAAAAAAAGCTTTTAAGATATCGAAAGATTGGATGGATAGATCTAAGGTTGGTATATGAGTCGGATTTTGTAGCGGTTTGATATTACATCGAATGTTGGAATTGATTACAGATTGTCAACCAAATATGTGAGAGATTATAACTCAAGTTTCGCACCGCAGTTTGGCGGAAGCAATGCCCTGACGGCAGGTAACAAAAAAAATCAGATGTGAATCGAGATGGTTATATTTTTTTCTGTAAGGGGATATGTGGGGGATCTATTCCATCTTTTCGCAGTGTTCGGATATTTGGGAGATGCTGTCCCTGTTATATTGTTTAGCAACGGATAGACTTTATCCCAAATATCCGGACACGCTGCAACCGATTCAATTCATATCCCCTGGAAGAAAATAATATAACTGTCTCGATTCACACCTTCAACGCGAATCGGCGCTTTAAGAATACCGCCTCCACCGTAGATAAGGGGTGCGAAACTTGAGTTATAATTTAAGGAAATAGGCAAGAATCGCACCCAGGATAATCATGCCGCCGACCAGGCAAATTCCAATGGTGAATGAGGCAACATCGCCCATAAAGCCGATAAAAATAGGAACCGCCCCACCGCCAATCATGAAGGCAAAAGGTACGGCCAGAGAAACGGCAATGTTTCGGGCTTCGGGCGGTCCAATACGGGAGAGTGCTGCGAAACCGGCCGGGAAAAAGCATACCGACGCCATGGGCTGTATAAAAATTGCCCATAGAACCCAATCGCCTGAAGTTGCCCCCATCGCAATGGTAGCCATTCCGCTAACCAGGAAAACGACAATCATTGTTTGACGTGGACCGAAACGATCCGAGGCCCATCCACCTGCAAATGCCATAAACAGACATGAAACCCTGGAAAAAGACACCAGGGTGTTGGCTAAGTTTCGATCAATGGCGTGATCGGTGACCAGGTACAACGGGAGCATGGTGTAAACACCAAGGGTACCAGCGACTCCCAGGCCGAACAGCACCACCAGAATCCAGAAAGGAGGCTTGGCAAGGAAGATTTTAAAGGAGGCCAATCCCGGAGCCGCACCGGTAAAGGAACCACCACGACCGTAGCGGGCAAACATGACTCCGAGTAAGATACTGGTCATACCCAGCATCACAGGGACCGCCCGCCAGGAAAACCATACCATGAT
Above is a window of Thermodesulfobacteriota bacterium DNA encoding:
- a CDS encoding MFS transporter; its protein translation is MNSKKSIAPDSDGKELKGLDLRSGFGPLLLLSAIFFLNFTARVVYAPLMPEIEANLDITHAAAGSLFFYLSIGYFITLLGSGWIAASLNHRRTIILSSVVLGLTLIFTAFSSSLLAIRITLLLLGAGAGLYLPSGIATLTGLINPRYWGKAIAVHELAPNLGFMMAPLLSELIMVWFSWRAVPVMLGMTSILLGVMFARYGRGGSFTGAAPGLASFKIFLAKPPFWILVVLFGLGVAGTLGVYTMLPLYLVTDHAIDRNLANTLVSFSRVSCLFMAFAGGWASDRFGPRQTMIVVFLVSGMATIAMGATSGDWVLWAIFIQPMASVCFFPAGFAALSRIGPPEARNIAVSLAVPFAFMIGGGAVPIFIGFMGDVASFTIGICLVGGMIILGAILAYFLKL